A single genomic interval of Streptomyces showdoensis harbors:
- a CDS encoding HAD family hydrolase: protein MGYDLIIFDNDGVLVDSEPISNTILAGYLTELGHPTSYEESIRDYMGSAMHRIHELVEERSGQRLPAEFDRVFHQRVFDGFQRELEPVAGAAEVLKRLADAGVPYCVASSGSHERIRVGHRKTGLDVWFRDGTVFSSEDVGRGKPSPDLFLHAAERMGVAPERCAVVEDSALGVQAAVAAGMDVYGYTAMTPRERLVGATGYFGAMDELPATLGM, encoded by the coding sequence ATGGGCTATGACCTGATCATCTTCGACAACGACGGGGTGCTCGTGGACAGCGAGCCGATCTCCAACACCATCCTGGCCGGCTACCTCACGGAGCTCGGTCACCCCACCTCGTACGAGGAGTCGATCCGCGACTACATGGGGTCGGCCATGCACCGCATCCACGAGCTCGTCGAGGAGCGGTCCGGGCAGCGGCTGCCCGCGGAGTTCGACCGGGTCTTCCACCAGCGCGTGTTCGACGGGTTCCAGCGGGAGTTGGAGCCCGTCGCCGGGGCCGCCGAGGTGCTCAAGCGGCTCGCCGACGCGGGCGTGCCGTACTGCGTGGCGTCGTCCGGGAGCCACGAGCGGATCCGGGTCGGGCACCGGAAGACCGGGCTCGACGTCTGGTTCCGCGACGGGACCGTCTTCAGCTCCGAGGACGTCGGGCGGGGCAAGCCCTCCCCGGACCTCTTCCTCCACGCCGCCGAGCGCATGGGTGTGGCCCCCGAGCGGTGCGCGGTGGTCGAGGACAGCGCGCTCGGGGTCCAGGCCGCGGTGGCCGCCGGGATGGACGTCTACGGGTACACCGCGATGACGCCGCGGGAGCGGCTGGTGGGGGCCACGGGGTACTTCGGGGCGATGGACGAGCTGCCGGCGACATTGGGCATGTGA